TGGTGAAGCTGTCGTAGATCTCGGCAACGTCGATATCGGCCGGGGTCAGGCCGGCCTCGCCGAAGGCATCGCGTCCGGCAACCTTCTGCACCGTGGAGGTCAGGGTGAACTCGCCCTTGCGCGACGGCGGCAGCCCGACCCCGCCGGCCAGATGGCCCATGTGGTAGTAGGACTGCGCCTGGCCCGTGCCGAGCACCCGGATCGGCCGCTGCCGAAGGTCGCGCGCCCGCTCCAGCGTTGTGACGACGAAGGCGCCGCCGCCGTCGGAGATCAGGCTGCAATCGAGCAGCTTCAGCGGCGTCGCGATCCGCCGCGAATTCATCACGTCCTCCACCGTGATCGGCTGCCGCTTCTGTGCCGCCGGGTTGAGGGCGGCGTGCTTGCGGCAGGCGACGGCGATGGCGGCGAGCTGCTCCTCCGTCGTGCCGTACTCGTGCATGTGGCGCGCGGCGGTCAGGGCGTAGAAGGCCGGGATGTGAGCGCCGTAGGGCACCTCGAACTCCAGCGAATGGGCCCCCAGTTCGGTATAGGCGGTCACCCCCTTGCCGGCGCCGGGGCCGCTCAGCAGATTGTCGGCCGACACCACCAGCACCGCCCGGCAGCGGCCCGACTGCACCGCCCATTGCGCAAGCTGCAAGGCGTAGCCGAAGGCGGCGCCGCCGGTGCGCAACGTGTCGCACAGGGTCTTGCAGTAGAGGCCGAGATGCTCGGCGATCAGCATGTGGTGGCGGACGTTGTCGTCGACGACCGACGCGGTGGTCAGCAGCCCGTCGATCTCTTCCTTCGGGATGCCGCAATCCTCGATCGCCCGGCGCGCCGCCTCGACATAGAGACCGTTGGAGTGGGTGCCGGGCAGGTTGCCGACCGGTGTCTCTCCCACGCCGGCGATCGCGACCGCCACGGATGAACGCAAACTCATCGGGTGCAACTCCAAGACAGTGATGTCGGGATAGAGGCTGAGAGGGAGGCCGCGACGGGGCCGGCGGCTATCCGAGATAGGCCTTGCGCACAAAGTCGGTGGCGCCGAGTTCGGCGCTGCTGCCGGCGGCGATGACCCGGCCGTTCTCCAGGACGAAGCCGCGGCTCGCCACCGACAGCGCCTTGGCGACATTCTGCTCGGCGAGCAGGATGGCCAGCCCATCCTCCGCCAGCCGCCGGATGATCGCGTAGACCGCATCCACCACCACCGGGGCCAGCCCGAGCGACGGCTCGTCGAGCAACAGAAGCTTCGGGCGGGCCATCAGGGCGCGGCCGATGGCGAGCATCTGCTGTTCGCCCCCCGACAGCGTTCCCGCCGCCTGCCCCGCCCGCTCCGCCAACCGGGGAAAATGCCCGAAGACGCGGTCGAGGTCGGCCGCAATGCCGCCGTCCCGCCGCAGGAAGGCGCCGAGTTCCAGATTCTCGCGCACCGTCATCTGCGGAAAGACCTGCCGGCCCTGCGGCACCTGGACGATGCCCAGCCGAACCAGCCGGTCGTTGCCGATGTTGGCGGCCGGCCGGCCCTCGAAACGGATCTCCCCGGCGCGGACCGGCAGCAGGCCGGAAATCGCCAGCATCGTCGTGGTCTTGCCGGCCCCGTTGGCCCCCAGCAGGGCGGTGACGGCGCAAGCGCCGGCGTCGAAGGACAGATCGCGCACCGCCAGCGCCGCGCCGTAGCCGGCCTTCAGTCCCCGGACGCTCAGCATGGTTTCGCTCCTTCCGCATCGGACGCGCCGAGATAGGCGGCGACGACGGCCGGATCGCCCAGCACCCGGTCGGGCGCGCCGGTCGCGATCACCAGCCCGTGGTGCATCACCGTGATCCGGTCGGACAGCCGCCGGATCAAGGCGACGTTGTGCTCCACGAAGAGCACGCCGACCTCGAAACGCGAGGCGATGCGCCGCATCAGGTCGGCCAGCCGCTCGTTGTCCTTGCCGGCCAGCCCGGCCGCCGGCTCGTCGAGCAGCAACAGGCGTGGGTTGCAGGCCAGCGCGCGGGCCACCTCCAGCAGGCGCTGCTGGCCGTAGGCGAGCGTTTCCGCAGCCCGCTCCTCCAGCCCGGCCAGCCCGACCAGTTGGATCAGTTCACGGTCGTCCAGCACCCCCCTGCGCGTCCGCGGCAGCCGCTGGGAGGCAACCCGCAGGTTGTCGGCGACGCTGAGGCGGCCGAAGAGCTGCGGCGTCTGGAAGGTCCGGGCGATTCCGCGCCGGGTGACCGCCACAGGGTTGCAGCTGGGCAAGGCGGCGCCGTCGAGGCGGATGGTCCCGCCGCTCGGCTGCTGGAAACCGGAGACGCAGTTGATGACCGTGCTCTTGCCCGCTCCGTTGGGGCCGATCAGGGCGTGGATCTCGCCGCGCCCGATGGCGAAGCCGACGTCGGCCACCGCCGTCAGCCCGCCGAAGCGGACGCCCAGCCCGCTCACCTCCAGGAGCGGTTCGTCGGAAGGCCGCGCGGTCATGCCGACGCCCTCCCTTTGCGAAACATCAGGCCGGCCAGACCCCCGGGGAAGATCAGGAGGACGGCGAGCAGGGCAAGGCCGTAGGCGACCTCCTTCAGCCCGGCGAAATCCATGACCACCCGTTCGAGCAGGGTCAGGGCGGTGGCGCCGACCACCGCGCCGGCAAGGCTGCCGAAGCCGCCGATGGCGATCGCCGTCAACTGCTGGAGCGTCACCCCCAGATTGAAGGAATAGGGATCGATGAAGCCGATCATCGCAGCGTAGAGCGCCCCGGCGAGGCCGGCATAGGCGCCCTGGATGGCGAAGGCGAGCGTCTTGGCGCCCTGCGCGTTATAACCGACGCTGGCGAGCGCCACCTCCGAATCGCCCAGCGCGGTGAGGACCTTCCCGATCCGTCCCGTCTCCATCAGCCGGTAGAGCAGGATCGCGACCGCCGTCAGCGGCAGGAACAGCAGCGCCATGTCCGCCTGCCCCGTCAGCGCCACCCCGGCGACGACCGGACGCGGGACAGCCAGCCCGTCCGGCCCGTTGGTCAGCGCGTCGGCATGGACAAGGACGAACTGGAAGATCTCACCGAAGCCGAAGGTGATCATCGCCAGATAGAGGCCGCCGGACCGCCACGCAACGAGGCTCACCGCCGTCGACACCGCCATGGCGGCCAGCACCGCCAGGGGCAGCGCCGTCAGGAAGGGCAACCCGAGGCGCATCTGCGCCAGCGCCGCCACATAGGCCCCCACCCCGAACAGCGCGCCGGTGGACAGGGCGAACTGCC
The genomic region above belongs to Azospirillum thiophilum and contains:
- a CDS encoding thiolase family protein, with the protein product MSLRSSVAVAIAGVGETPVGNLPGTHSNGLYVEAARRAIEDCGIPKEEIDGLLTTASVVDDNVRHHMLIAEHLGLYCKTLCDTLRTGGAAFGYALQLAQWAVQSGRCRAVLVVSADNLLSGPGAGKGVTAYTELGAHSLEFEVPYGAHIPAFYALTAARHMHEYGTTEEQLAAIAVACRKHAALNPAAQKRQPITVEDVMNSRRIATPLKLLDCSLISDGGGAFVVTTLERARDLRQRPIRVLGTGQAQSYYHMGHLAGGVGLPPSRKGEFTLTSTVQKVAGRDAFGEAGLTPADIDVAEIYDSFTITALMQFEDLGFCKKGEGGAFVEGGRIELGGELPVNTHGGLLSFAHPGMPGGIFHLIEAVRQLRHECGARQVPDARVALATSVSAVASNHSVCILGRD
- a CDS encoding branched-chain amino acid ABC transporter permease, yielding MAWRELRPERRIGPTIADAPLRRRTGTWLARGLLLCGLLGTTPFLLPEYELHTLNLVLVNVLLAIGTNLVVGVARQFALSTGALFGVGAYVAALAQMRLGLPFLTALPLAVLAAMAVSTAVSLVAWRSGGLYLAMITFGFGEIFQFVLVHADALTNGPDGLAVPRPVVAGVALTGQADMALLFLPLTAVAILLYRLMETGRIGKVLTALGDSEVALASVGYNAQGAKTLAFAIQGAYAGLAGALYAAMIGFIDPYSFNLGVTLQQLTAIAIGGFGSLAGAVVGATALTLLERVVMDFAGLKEVAYGLALLAVLLIFPGGLAGLMFRKGRASA
- a CDS encoding ABC transporter ATP-binding protein; the protein is MTARPSDEPLLEVSGLGVRFGGLTAVADVGFAIGRGEIHALIGPNGAGKSTVINCVSGFQQPSGGTIRLDGAALPSCNPVAVTRRGIARTFQTPQLFGRLSVADNLRVASQRLPRTRRGVLDDRELIQLVGLAGLEERAAETLAYGQQRLLEVARALACNPRLLLLDEPAAGLAGKDNERLADLMRRIASRFEVGVLFVEHNVALIRRLSDRITVMHHGLVIATGAPDRVLGDPAVVAAYLGASDAEGAKPC
- a CDS encoding ABC transporter ATP-binding protein — protein: MLSVRGLKAGYGAALAVRDLSFDAGACAVTALLGANGAGKTTTMLAISGLLPVRAGEIRFEGRPAANIGNDRLVRLGIVQVPQGRQVFPQMTVRENLELGAFLRRDGGIAADLDRVFGHFPRLAERAGQAAGTLSGGEQQMLAIGRALMARPKLLLLDEPSLGLAPVVVDAVYAIIRRLAEDGLAILLAEQNVAKALSVASRGFVLENGRVIAAGSSAELGATDFVRKAYLG